The DNA window GACATTACGTTCGCCAAAGACCCCACGATAACGATCATCCATACCGTAAATAGTGGTGTTGTATTGATCATGAGAACGCATGGTTTGTAATACAAACACTCGTTTATCCGTCATGGTTTGCGTATCCACCCCAGTGACGAACTCTGGTAACGCATTGGTGGTGATTTGTGCTTTACCCTGCACGGTATTCCAGGTTAATTCACGTGCCGAGTTACCCAAGTAAAAACCACCTGGTTCATCCATACGGGTGTTGACATCAGTAAAACCAGGTAGCATGGCCTCCATGAGGTCACGAATGCGATCGTAATTGTCAGCCAGCGCTTGCCATTCAATCGGATCCATCGCTCCGAACGTCGCACTTCCCATTCCGGCAATGATCGCGACTTCAGAGCGCATGTCTGTACTCAACGGTTTCACTTGACCTTTTGAGGAATGCACCATAGAAAACGAATCTTCCACCGTTACTTTTTGCTCGCCAGACGCTTGCAAATCGATATCCGTCCGGCCAAAGCACGGTAAAATAAGCGAGTCTTTGCCTGGATTGACATGACTGCGATTGAGTTTTGTTGCCACATTCACCGTTAAGTTGCATTGGTGCATGGCTTGAGCAACACGTTCAGTATCGGGCGCTGCAGCAACTAGGTTACCACCCATACCGATGAACACTTTACTGTCGCCGCGTAGCATCGCTTCAATCGCATTGACCACATTGTGCCCATGCTGCCGAGGGGGTTTGAAACCGAATACTGCTTCAAAGTTATCAAGGAAAGCTTGACCCGGTTTTTCATTGATGCCCACCGTGCGGTCACCTTGCACATTGGAGTGACCACGCACAGGACACAAGCCCGCGCCTTCTTTGCCAATCTGGCCAAATAATAATTGAAGATTGACCAATTCCTGTATCGTTGCGACGGAATGTTTATGTTGGGTGATCCCCATCGCCCAAGTCACAATGACACGTTCAGCAGCTTGATAAATGTCCGCCAGCTGAGTGATATCATCTAATGACAATCCAGACTGCTCAACAATGGTCTCCCAAGACGTCGCTCTTACTTCCTCTAAATACGCTTCCATCCCCTGCGTATGCTCAGCAATGAACGCCAAGTCAAACACGGAATCGCCGTGTTTTTGCGCGTCTTCATGACGAGCTAGCAAAGATTTCACCATGCCACGCACAATCGCCATATCCCCGCCCAATTTGGGAATGAAATAATGGCTCGTCGTCGGCGTCGAACCATTACTCAACATTTCCAATGGATGTTGAGGGTTGGTGAAACGCT is part of the Vibrio zhugei genome and encodes:
- a CDS encoding FdhF/YdeP family oxidoreductase, whose product is MSIKEYNGSAGGWGALKSTTKHLLQSENVAKNLANLMKTNQNKGFDCPGCAWGEKGVPGRFRFCENGAKAVNWEATSKRVDRDFFSQYSVTWLNKQTDYFLEYQGRLSEPMRYNEETDHYEPITWDDAFALIAHHLNALDNPNQAEFYTSGRTSNEAAFIYQLFARRLGTNNFPDCSNMCHEATSVALAGTIGIGKGTTKIDDFDVADAIFLFGQNPGTNHPRMLETLSSAYRRGAKVVALNNLRERGLQRFTNPQHPLEMLSNGSTPTTSHYFIPKLGGDMAIVRGMVKSLLARHEDAQKHGDSVFDLAFIAEHTQGMEAYLEEVRATSWETIVEQSGLSLDDITQLADIYQAAERVIVTWAMGITQHKHSVATIQELVNLQLLFGQIGKEGAGLCPVRGHSNVQGDRTVGINEKPGQAFLDNFEAVFGFKPPRQHGHNVVNAIEAMLRGDSKVFIGMGGNLVAAAPDTERVAQAMHQCNLTVNVATKLNRSHVNPGKDSLILPCFGRTDIDLQASGEQKVTVEDSFSMVHSSKGQVKPLSTDMRSEVAIIAGMGSATFGAMDPIEWQALADNYDRIRDLMEAMLPGFTDVNTRMDEPGGFYLGNSARELTWNTVQGKAQITTNALPEFVTGVDTQTMTDKRVFVLQTMRSHDQYNTTIYGMDDRYRGVFGERNVVFMNEEDMQEQGLSKGDLIDLETLWNDDIERRIEAFKAVPFDIAKGNVAAYFPEANALVPLGSKGDLCDTPTSKSINVCVSRTQAEPWLATSA